Proteins found in one Saccharomyces mikatae IFO 1815 strain IFO1815 genome assembly, chromosome: 5 genomic segment:
- the PTC2 gene encoding type 2C protein phosphatase PTC2 (similar to Saccharomyces cerevisiae PTC3 (YBL056W) and PTC2 (YER089C); ancestral locus Anc_7.374) has product MGQILSNPVIDKESHSGADPLTAFGLCAMQGWRMSMEDSHILEPNVLTKSDKDHIAFYGIFDGHGGAKVAEYCGNRIVEILQEQKSFHEGNLPRALIDTFISTDVKLLQDPVMKDDHSGCTATSILVSKSQNLLVCGNAGDSRTVLATDGNAKALSYDHKPTLASEKSRIVAADGFVEMDRVNGNLALSRAIGDFEFKSNTKLGPEEQIVTCVPDILEHSLDYDRDEFVILACDGIWDCLSSQDCVDLVHLGLREGKTLNEISSHIIDVCCAPTTEGTGIGCDNMSIVVVALLKEGEDVAQWSDRMKSKAHQTSVRSFADKRRRVFSYYDFSKCNDEQVFAITTKKPQDKFTRDHEAAVASVTAADNHDVMDIDDTDADTDAENLDPSTQPKHKTSGPIDLASLEALLGATGGIKTDTNGKKVTYTLPQSALTQLLQTMGHDPSSLHSDNDDSRGHKTNRSQSQ; this is encoded by the coding sequence ATGGGACAAATACTATCTAACCCTGTCATTGACAAGGAGAGCCACTCCGGAGCCGACCCATTGACCGCATTTGGATTATGTGCCATGCAAGGATGGCGGATGTCAATGGAGGATTCACACATTCTAGAGCCTAACGTATTGACAAAGTCCGATAAAGACCATATTGCATTTTACGGCATATTTGATGGGCATGGTGGCGCTAAAGTGGCAGAATACTGTGGTAACAGAATAGTGGAGATTTTACAAGAGCAAAAATCGTTCCATGAGGGAAATTTGCCAAGAGCTTTGATTGATACTTTTATAAGCACAGACGTGAAACTTTTGCAAGACCCTGTGATGAAGGACGACCATAGCGGTTGTACGGCAACGTCCATATTGGTATCGAAATCCCAAAACTTACTGGTATGTGGAAATGCTGGTGACAGCAGAACAGTGCTGGCCACAGATGGAAATGCAAAGGCCCTATCGTATGACCACAAACCTACGCTAGCTAGCGAAAAATCGCGAATCGTGGCAGCAGATGGGTTTGTAGAGATGGATAGAGTAAACGGTAATTTGGCCCTTTCTCGTGCCATCGGTGATTTCGAGTTCAAGTCCAACACCAAACTAGGCCCCGAGGAGCAAATAGTAACGTGTGTTCCAGACATTCTCGAACACTCTTTAGATTACGATAGGGACGAGTTCGTGATCTTAGCCTGTGATGGTATCTGGGATTGTTTAAGTTCCCAAGACTGTGTGGACTTGGTTCATCTCGGACTGCGCGAGGGTAAGACCCTAAACGAAATATCTTCCCACATCATCGACGTGTGCTGTGCCCCCACCACAGAGGGAACAGGCATCGGATGCGACAACATGAGTATAGTCGTTGTTGCGCTGCTGAAAGAGGGCGAAGACGTCGCTCAATGGAGCGACCGTATGAAGTCGAAGGCCCACCAAACCTCAGTCCGCTCTTTTGCAGACAAGAGAAGGAGGGTTTTCAGCTACTACGATTTCTCCAAGTGCAACGACGAACAAGTGTTCGCCATCACTACGAAGAAACCTCAAGACAAGTTCACTAGGGACCATGAAGCCGCAGTAGCCTCCGTGACCGCCGCCGACAACCACGATGTCATGGACATAGACGACACAGACGCTGACACCGATGCGGAAAACCTGGATCCTTCCACCCAACCCAAGCACAAGACTTCAGGCCCCATTGATCTAGCCTCGCTAGAGGCTCTTCTTGGAGCTACTGGAGGAATAAAGACAGACACCAACGGGAAAAAGGTCACCTACACTCTTCCCCAGTCAGCGCTGACCCAACTACTTCAAACCATGGGCCATGACCCAAGCTCCCTCCATTCcgataatgatgatagcCGTGGCCACAAGACCAATCGCTCCCAGTCGCAATGA
- the TRP2 gene encoding anthranilate synthase TRP2 (similar to Saccharomyces cerevisiae TRP2 (YER090W); ancestral locus Anc_7.375): protein MAASIKIQPDIDSLKQLQQQNDDSSINLYPVYAYLPSLDLTPHVAYLKLAQLNNPDRKESFLLESAKTNNELDRYSFIGISPRKIIKTGPTEGIETDPLDILEKEISPFKVAENVPGLPKLSGGAIGYISYDCVRYFEPKTRRPLKDVLKLPEAYLMLCDTIIAFDNVFQRFQIIHNINTNETSLEEGYEIAVKIITDIVSKLTDNSSSIPYPEQPAIKLNQTFESNVGKEGYESHVTTLKKHIKKGDIIQGVPSQRVARPTSLHPFNIYRHLRTVNPSPYLFYIDCLDFQIIGASPELLCKSDSKNKVITHPIAGTVKRGATTEEDDALADQLRGSLKDRAEHVMLVDLARNDINRVCDPLTTSVDKLLTIQKFSHVQHLVSQVSGTLRPEKTRFDAFRSIFPAGTVSGAPKVKAMELIAELERERRGVYAGAVGHWSYDGKTMDNCIALRTMVYKDGIAYLQAGGGIVFDSDEYDEYVETMNKMMANHSTIVQAEELWADIVGSV, encoded by the coding sequence atggctGCCTCTATTAAGATTCAACCAGATATTGACTCTCTAAAACAATTGCAGCAGCAAAATGACGATAGTTCTATAAATCTGTATCCCGTGTATGCATACTTGCCATCACTGGACCTAACTCCGCATGTTGCGTATCTTAAATTGGCGCAATTGAATAATCCTGACAGAAAGGAATCGTTTCTTCTAGAAAGTGCTAAGACTAACAATGAATTGGATCGTTATTCATTCATCGGTATCTCACCACGTAAAATCATTAAAACCGGTCCCACTGAAGGTATCGAAACCGATCCTTTGGacattttggaaaaggagATCTCACCTTTCAAAGTTGCTGAAAATGTTCCAGGTTTACCTAAATTAAGTGGTGGTGCTATTGGTTATATTTCTTATGACTGTGTTCGCTATTTCGAACCAAAAACGAGAAGGCCCTTGAAAGATGTTTTGAAACTTCCAGAGGCCTACCTTATGCTTTGCGATACCATTATTGCCTTTGACAAcgtttttcaaagattccAAATTATTCATAACATCAATACTAATGAAACTTCGTTAGAGGAAGGTTACGAAATTGCAGTGAAAATAATTACTGACATAGTCTCAAAATTAACCGacaattcttcatcaatacCATATCCAGAACAACCTGCAATCAAATTGAATCAAACTTTCGAGTCGAATGTGGGTAAAGAAGGCTATGAGAGTCATGTCACCACCTTAAAGAAGCATATTAAAAAGGGTGATATTATTCAAGGCGTGCCATCACAAAGAGTGGCAAGACCAACTTCTTTGCATCCTTTCAATATTTACAGACATTTACGTACTGTGAACCCCTCTCCTTACTTGTTCTATATTGATTGTTTAGATTTCCAAATCATTGGTGCATCTCCGGAACTTTTATGTAAATCAGattccaaaaataaagtcATCACTCACCCAATTGCGGGTACTGTCAAACGTGGGGCTActactgaagaagatgatgctTTGGCAGACCAGTTGCGTGGCTCATTAAAGGATCGTGCTGAACATGTTATGTTAGTGGACTTAGCAAGAAACGATATCAATAGGGTTTGTGATCCGCTGACAACCAGCGTTGATAAGTTATTaactattcaaaaattttctcacGTCCAACATCTGGTTTCTCAAGTCAGTGGTACTTTGCGTCCAGAGAAAACAAGATTTGATGCGTTCAGATCAATTTTCCCAGCAGGTACTGTCAGTGGTGCTCCAAAAGTTAAAGCCATGGAATTAATTGCTGAATTAGAACGCGAGAGGCGTGGTGTTTACGCGGGTGCCGTGGGCCATTGGTCATATGACGGTAAAACAATGGACAATTGTATTGCTCTAAGGACTATGGTTTATAAAGATGGAATTGCTTACTTACAAGCTGGTGGTGGTATTGTTTTCGATTCAGATGAGTACGATGAATACGTGGAAACTATGAACAAGATGATGGCTAACCACAGTACCATTGTCCAAGCAGAAGAATTGTGGGCTGATATCGTAGGATCCGTTTAG
- the MET6 gene encoding 5-methyltetrahydropteroyltriglutamate-homocysteine S-methyltransferase (similar to Saccharomyces cerevisiae MET6 (YER091C); ancestral locus Anc_7.378) has translation MVQSAVLGFPRIGPNRELKKATEGYWNGKITVDELFKVGKDLRTQNWKLQKEAGVDIIPSNDFSFYDQVLDLSLLFNVIPDRYTKYDLSPIDTLFAMGRGLQRKATETEKAVDVTALEMVKWFDSNYHYVRPTFSKTTQFKLNGQKPVDEYLEAKELGIQTRPVLLGPVSYLFLGKADKDSLDLEPLSLLEQLLPLYTEILSKLAAAGATEVQIDEPVLVLDLPANAQAAIKKAYTYFGEQSNLPKITLATYFGTVVPNLDAIKGLPVAALHVDFVRAPEQFDDIVAAIGDKQTLSVGIVDGRNIWKNDFKKSSAIVNKAIEKLGAERVVVATSSSLLHTPVDLNNETKLDAEIKGFFSFATQKLDEVVVITKNVSGQDVAAALEANAKSVESRGKSKFIHDSAVKARVASIDEKMSTRAVPFEQRLPEQQKVFNLPLFPTTTIGSFPQTKDIRINRNKFNKGAISAEEYEKFINSEIEKVIRFQEEIGLDVLVHGEPERNDMVQYFGEQINGYAFTVNGWVQSYGSRYVRPPIIVGDLSRPKAMSVKESVYAQSITSKPVKGMLTGPITCLRWSFPRDDVDQKTQAMQLALALRDEVNDLEAAGIKVIQVDEPALREGLPLREGAERSAYYTWAAEAFRVATSGVANKTQIHSHFCYSDLDPNHIKALDADVVSIEFSKKDDANYIAEFKNYPNHIGLGLFDIHSPRIPSKDEFIAKISTILKSYPAEKFWVNPDCGLKTRGWEETRLSLTHMVEAAKYFREQYKN, from the coding sequence ATGGTTCAATCTGCTGTCTTAGGGTTCCCAAGAATCGGTCCAAACAGAGAATTAAAGAAGGCCACTGAAGGTTACTGGAACGGTAAAATCACCGTCGATGAATTATTTAAGGTCGGTAAGGATTTGAGAACTCAAAACTGGAAGTTGCAAAAGGAAGCTGGTGTTGATATCATCCCATCCAACGACTTCTCCTTTTACGATCAAGTCCTAGATTTGTCTTTGTTGTTTAATGTCATCCCAGACCGTTACACAAAGTACGATCTATCTCCAATCGACACTTTGTTTGCTATGGGTAGAGGTCTACAAAGAAAGGCTACTGAAACTGAAAAGGCTGTAGATGTCACTGCTTTGGAAATGGTTAAATGGTTTGACTCTAACTACCATTACGTTAGACCAACTTTCTCTAAGACCACTCAATTTAAATTGAACGGTCAAAAGCCAGTTGACGAATATTTGGAAGCCAAGGAATTGGGCATCCAAACCAGACCTGTTTTGTTGGGTCCAGTTTCTTACCTATTCTTAGGTAAGGCTGACAAAGATTCATTAGACCTGGAACCATTATCCCTTTTGGAACAATTGTTGCCTCTTTACACTGAAATCCTTTCTAAATTAGCTGCTGCTGGTGCCACAGAAGTTCAAATTGACGAACCTGTCTTAGTTTTGGACTTGCCTGCTAATGCTCAAGCTGCTATTAAGAAGGCTTACACTTACTTCGGTGAACAAAGCAATCTACCAAAGATCACTTTGGCTACTTACTTCGGTACCGTTGTTCCTAACTTAGATGCTATTAAGGGTTTGCCAGTCGCCGCTTTACACGTTGACTTCGTTAGAGCTCCAGAGCAATTTGACGACATCGTTGCTGCCATTGGTGACAAACAAACCTTGTCTGTTGGTATTGTTGACGGTAGAAACATCTGGAAAAACGACTTCAAGAAGTCTTCTGCTATTGTTAACAAAGCCATTGAAAAGTTGGGTGCTGAAAGAGTTGTTGTTGCcacttcttcctctttgtTGCACACTCCAGTCGATTTGAACAACGAAACCAAATTAGACGCCGAAATCAAGGGCTTCTTCTCTTTCGCTACCCAAAAGTTGGATGAAGTTGTTGTCATCACCAAGAACGTTTCTGGTCAAGATGTTGCTGCCGCCTTAGAAGCTAACGCCAAATCTGTCGAATCCAGGGGTAAATCTAAGTTTATTCATGACTCTGCAGTTAAGGCCAGAGTTGCCTCTATTGACGAAAAAATGTCTACCAGAGCAGTTCCATTCGAACAAAGATTACCTGAACAACAAAAAGTCTTTAACTTACCATTATTCCCAACTACTACTATTGGTTCTTTCCCACAAACTAAAGACATCAGAATTAACAGaaacaaattcaataaGGGAGCTATCTCTGCTGAGGAgtatgaaaaattcattaactctgaaattgaaaaggtCATTAGATtccaagaagaaattgggTTGGATGTCTTAGTTCACGGTGAACCAGAAAGAAACGATATGGTCCAATACTTTGGTGAACAAATCAACGGTTATGCTTTCACTGTTAACGGTTGGGTTCAATCTTACGGTTCCAGATACGTTAGACCACCTATCATCGTTGGTGACTTGTCTAGACCAAAGGCTATGTCCGTCAAGGAATCAGTTTATGCTCAATCAATCACTTCTAAGCCAGTTAAAGGTATGTTGACTGGTCCAATCACCTGTTTGAGATGGTCTTTCCCAAGAGATGATGTCGATCAAAAGACTCAAGCCATGCAATTAGCTTTAGCTTTGAGAGATGAAGTTAACGATTTGGAAGCTGCCGGTATCAAGGTCATTCAAGTTGATGAACCAGCTTTGAGAGAAGGTTTACCATTGAGAGAAGGTGCTGAAAGATCTGCCTACTACACCTGGGCTGCTGAAGCTTTCAGAGTCGCTACCTCTGGTGTTGCCAACAAGACTCAAATCCACTCTCATTTCTGTTACTCTGACTTGGATCCAAACCATATCAAGGCTTTGGATGCTGATGTCGTTTCCATTGAATTCTCCAAGAAGGACGATGCTAACTACATTGCTGAGTTCAAGAACTATCCAAACCACATTGGTTTAGGTTTATTCGATATTCATTCTCCAAGAATTCCATCCAAGGATGAATTTATCGCCAAGATTTCAACCATTTTGAAGAGCTATCCAGCTGAAAAGTTCTGGGTTAACCCTGATTGTGGTTTGAAGACCAGAGGTTGGGAGGAAACCAGATTGTCTTTGACTCATATGGTTGAAGCCGCCAAGTACTTCCGTGAACAATACAAGAATTAA
- the IES5 gene encoding Ies5p (similar to Saccharomyces cerevisiae IES5 (YER092W); ancestral locus Anc_7.379), whose protein sequence is MPSKDPESLIDKDIRKISARNDELIKQDGTLKREYTTLLRKVSSVITVLNSIDGHADTSLTGSEAPRLISEATVEKVPELKWYNNQISLITEKLEGMEDVGIPDELVDAYTLYKETPLLYNDTHTL, encoded by the coding sequence ATGCCTAGTAAAGATCCAGAAAGTCTCATAGACAAGGATATACGGAAGATATCAGCAAGGAACGATGAGCTTATCAAACAAGACGGTACATTAAAGAGGGAATATACTACATTATTAAGGAAAGTGTCGAGCGTGATAACGGTGCTGAACAGTATTGATGGACATGCTGATACTAGTTTGACTGGTTCGGAAGCCCCACGTTTAATATCTGAAGCAACCGTAGAGAAAGTTCCCGAATTGAAGTGGTATAATAATCAAATATCACTAATTACGGAAAAGCTAGAAGGAATGGAAGATGTAGGAATTCCCGATGAACTGGTGGATGCTTATACTCTGTACAAGGAAACACCACTACTATATAATGATACCCACACGCTATAA
- the TSC11 gene encoding TORC2 complex subunit TSC11 (similar to Saccharomyces cerevisiae TSC11 (YER093C); ancestral locus Anc_7.380) encodes MSIPHSTKQSSPLSSRHRSIANTTSQLTPRHSHDNSSSQISSAKNIASTSPSATMNESSKRNKQNLVLSTSFISTKKLENSAPSPTSPLLARRTRSTMTKALLNLKSEINYQYQELARLRKKKDEFEHLRDSTISDIYSGSYSTNHLQKHSMRIRANTQLREIDNSIKRVERHIFDLKQQFDEKRHRSLTTSSSIRTDIGSIRNDGRQTDDSEELDDHSSLTDQATFDDEYLTTPTSVTERNSQPNLNSRSTINSRNNEDVSTLPVSNLDDPDMTNLTNDSENDPGDLENENQIFTSTTTEAATWLVSDYMQSFQEKNVNPDFIAQKANGLVILLKEHSEIRKDLVLTSFMSSIQNLLLNGNKLIAASAYRVCRYLINSSNFIDELLELRLDAFIIISLAKDNSYQIEREQALKIIRRFIEYNNGITRGIMQAIISCVEKPEDSLRHMALETLLELCFVAPAMVKECRGMRVIEGFLQDYTSFSLASVILDTILQLMATHKTRQHFLEDFNVSVLTTVFSDTNTKSNVNVEKMQNASTLISITLNSYNGFMLFSNDNFRPLKQLVSFFQIPICAQYLIDIFLDVLKIKPLPYKPKGRHSHSFKPVPSQYYKECMSVNQRLALIVLILDNSMFVSHLLKLLNEENRDDYLVTKGRYLLTEYFNLRMNLVDNKYTSVSVPISKENFTYVNETFQFRKIAYKMNRNRNTIGMSGIDYAQNIKSFSKDIKENTLLREVDDFRFRRMVYDSKVLQTKDFTRWNWNIINELLEGPLLNKKQLEELVKSTKFIRRLLVFYRPLRLRFSNVNKGAKLSQKYVQVGCQFFKTLTATPEGMKILMDDTKIIPQLASLMFRAMEGNTSGNIFNKNKLREKIIFGYFKFIGILTQSKNGVHILTRWNFFTVIYKMFQFESKLGLEFLLLTIPELDLKYSSHCRVIIGKALVVANEKVRIEATKHIGDKLKELLSMKGSDLKLKATKTKLQQFKMEMLTRQLYDLSPSVVAVADQALYECIVAGNGSEELGTSFRMFLNQMVFIRSPILFELLSRPYGFQLLNEINFVKEERDSWLSKKNIEYVHIVEEFLKKNQSVNAKSLSFQQKSRLPLHFYESLTKTEDGILLLSQTGDLVTFMNVIKRYVNGNNMAIVEDAKKILDLKAALWCVGFIGSTELGIGLLDNYSLVEDIIDIAYNASVTSVRFTAFYVLGLISMTREGCEILDEMGWNCCVSVQDEPIGIALPNRLDKFLSYNEHKWSTFGEYTDEMIVFDKTDGDLIEKCVPIEFDLDKLLREKNTAENPLNEKIIIRKYDNDITSQSITISDENTSLAANGTLFSPYVSQYRSDDDSIENKMLHIVSQLGNHILSNHAVKEITEINNKYGPRLFENEKMFFKVFNMMSKYRFKPHVRKFLCGLFINNRALENVIRHDNKRDKRPANFVR; translated from the coding sequence ATGAGCATTCCTCACAGTACGAAACAAAGTAGCCCTCTCTCAAGTCGGCACCGTTCCATAGCTAATACCACTTCGCAGTTGACTCCGAGACACAGTCATGATAACTCGAGTAGCCAGATTTCAAGTGCTAAGAATATTGCATCTACCAGTCCGTCAGCTACCATGAATGAAAGCTCTAAGagaaataaacaaaacttGGTACTTTCAACCTCATTTATTTCCACCaagaaattagaaaataGTGCACCTTCGCCGACCAGTCCCCTATTGGCAAGACGAACAAGAAGTACAATGACCAAAGCACTCCTTAATCTCAAATCAGAAAtaaattatcaatatcagGAATTAGCTCGACTGCGCAAAAAGAAGGACGAATTTGAACATCTTCGGGACTCCACAATATCTGATATTTACTCTGGATCTTACTCCACTAATCATTTGCAAAAGCACTCAATGAGGATAAGAGCAAACACTCAACTTAGGGAAATAGATAACTCGATAAAGAGGGTCGAACGGCATATCTTTGATCTCAAACAACAATTCGACGAGAAACGACATAGATCACTTACAACATCCAGTTCAATAAGGACTGACATAGGGAGCATCAGAAATGATGGTCGTCAAACCGATGATAGCGAAGAGTTGGATGATCACAGCAGTTTGACAGATCAGGCTacttttgatgatgaatatCTGACAACTCCCACTTCGGTAACCGAACGTAATAGCCAGCCTAACTTAAATAGTCGTAGTACCATTAATTCGCGAAATAACGAAGATGTTTCTACACTTCCTGTTTCCAATTTGGACGATCCTGATATGACAAACTTAACAAATGATAGCGAAAATGATCCAGGTGATCTTGAAAACGAAAATCAAATCTTCACATCAACAACTACAGAAGCAGCCACATGGCTCGTGAGTGACTACATGCAAAGTTTTCAAGAGAAGAATGTTAACCCTGATTTTATTGCCCAGAAAGCAAATGGCTTGGTTATCTTGTTGAAAGAACACTCGGagataagaaaagatttaGTGCTAACTTCTTTCATGTCATCAATTCAGAATCTACTGCTTAATGGAAACAAACTTATTGCGGCATCAGCCTACAGAGTATGCCGCTATTTAATCAATAGTTCGAActttattgatgaattgtTAGAGCTAAGGTTAGatgcttttattattatttccCTTGCGAAAGATAATTCCTACCAAATAGAGAGAGAACAAGCCTTGAAAATAATCCGAAGATTTATTGAGTATAACAACGGAATCACACGGGGTATCATGCAAGCTATAATAAGTTGTGTAGAAAAACCTGAAGACTCTTTAAGGCACATGGCTTTGGAAACTTTATTGGAGCTTTGTTTTGTCGCTCCAGCAATGGTTAAAGAATGCCGGGGCATGAGAGTCATCGAGGgatttcttcaagattATACTTCCTTTTCACTTGCGTCCGTAATTCTGGACACTATTTTACAATTAATGGCCACACACAAAACAAGACAGCACTTTTTAGAAGACTTTAATGTCTCAGTGTTAACGACGGTGTTTTCCGACACAAATACAAAATCAAACGTTAATGtagaaaaaatgcaaaatgCTTCTACACTTATCTCAATAACTTTGAACAGCTATAATGGTTTTATGCTTTTTTCTAACGACAATTTCAGACCGCTCAAACAACTTGTGtcatttttccaaattcCAATATGTGCCCAATACCTCATCGACATCTTTCttgatgttttgaaaatcaaACCGCTGCCGTACAAGCCAAAGGGGAGACATTCTCATTCTTTCAAACCCGTTCCATCTCAATACTACAAAGAATGCATGTCTGTAAATCAAAGACTAGCGTTAATTGTGCTGATTCTAGACAACTCAATGTTTGTATCTCATCTCCTTAAACTTCTGAACGAAGAGAACAGAGATGATTACCTGGTCACAAAAGGAAGATATCTTCTTactgaatattttaatCTCAGAATGAACTTGGTAGATAACAAATACACCTCAGTATCTGTGCCAATTTCCAAGGAAAATTTCACTTATGTAAACGAAACATTCCAGTTTCGGAAGATCGCCTATAAAATGAATAGGAATAGAAATACAATTGGAATGTCGGGTATTGATTACGCTCAAAACATAAAATCCTTTTCCAAAGATATCAAAGAGAATACTCTTCTTCGAGAAGTGGATGATTTTCGATTCAGAAGGATGGTTTATGACTCCAAGGTTTTACAAACAAAAGATTTCACACGTTGGAACTGGAATATTATAAATGAATTACTCGAAGGACCGTTACTAAATAAAAAGCAATTGGAAGAGCTAGTTAAATCAACGAAATTCATCAGAAGATTATTAGTGTTTTATAGACCACTTAGGTTGAGATTTTCTAATGTCAATAAAGGTGCaaaattatctcaaaagtATGTACAGGTCGGATGTCAGTTTTTTAAAACCCTAACAGCGACCCCGGAAGGAATGAAAATCCTTATGGATGATACCAAAATTATACCACAATTGGCGTCTTTAATGTTCAGAGCCATGGAGGGAAATACATCAGGTAATATctttaacaaaaacaaactacgagaaaaaataatatttggCTATTTTAAATTCATTGGAATACTAACGCAGTCAAAGAATGGGGTTCATATCCTAACCAGGTGGAATTTCTTTACCGTAATTTATAAGATGTTTCAGTTCGAATCGAAATTAGGCCTagaatttttattattgacCATACCTGAGTTAGATTTGAAGTATTCATCACATTGTCGCGTCATTATTGGCAAGGCTCTTGTTGTTGCCAATGAGAAAGTCAGGATTGAGGCCACGAAGCATATAGGTGATAAATTAAAGGAACTATTATCTATGAAGGGAAGTGATCTTAAGCTCAAAGCAACTAAAACTAAGctacaacaatttaaaaTGGAAATGCTAACGAGGCAGTTATACGATTTGAGTCCCAGTGTAGTCGCAGTAGCAGACCAAGCTTTATATGAATGTATTGTCGCAGGTAATGGCTCCGAAGAGCTGGGCACCTCATTTAGAATGTTTTTGAACCAAATGGTTTTCATCAGGTCTCCAATACTTTTTGAATTGTTAAGTCGGCCATACGGATTTCAATTGTTGAACGAAATCAATTTTGTAAAGGAGGAAAGAGATTCATGGCTgtctaaaaaaaatattgaataCGTTCATATTGTGGAAGAAtttctcaagaaaaatcaatCGGTTAATGCGAAATCCCTTTCATTTCAACAAAAGAGTCGATTACCACTACATTTTTATGAAAGTTTAACGAAAACAGAAGACggaatattattattaagcCAAACAGGAGATTTAGTCACATTCATGAACGTTATAAAAAGATACGTCAACGGAAACAATATGGCAATAGTAGAAGAtgctaaaaaaattctggaCCTAAAAGCAGCATTATGGTGTGTTGGGTTTATCGGATCCACAGAATTAGGGATCGGCCTATTGGACAACTATTCGTTGGTCGAAGATATTATTGACATAGCATATAATGCTAGCGTAACTAGCGTTAGGTTTACAGCATTTTATGTTTTGGGATTAATCAGTATGACCCGTGAAGGCTGCGAAATTCTGGATGAAATGGGGTGGAATTGTTGTGTCAGTGTACAAGATGAGCCTATCGGGATCGCACTACCCAATAGACTTgataaatttctttcatacAATGAACATAAATGGTCCACCTTTGGTGAGTACACAGATGAGATGATTGTGTTCGATAAAACCGATGGTGACTTGATAGAAAAGTGCGTGCCCATTGAATTTGATCTGGACAAATTACTAAGAGAGAAGAACACCGCAGAGAATCCATTAAACgaaaaaattatcatcaGGAAATACGACAATGATATTACAAGTCAAAGTATTACCATTTCAGATGAAAACACTAGTCTTGCCGCAAACGGaactcttttttctccCTATGTCTCACAATATCGCAGCGACGATGACTCGATCGAGAACAAAATGCTGCATATAGTGAGTCAGCTAGGTAATCATATTCTCTCAAATCACGCAGTAAAGGAAATTACAGAAATAAACAATAAATACGGTCCAAGGCTTTTCGAAAACGAGAAAATGTTCTTCAAAGTATTCAATATGATGTCGAAGTATCGGTTCAAACCACATGTTAGAAAATTCCTCTGCGGACTGTTCATTAACAATAGAGCGCTTGAAAATGTCATCAGGCATGATAACAAGAGAGACAAAAGGCCAGCAAATTTTGTACGTTAG
- the AIM11 gene encoding Aim11p (similar to Saccharomyces cerevisiae YBL059W and AIM11 (YER093C-A); ancestral locus Anc_7.381) has protein sequence MKETMAEEKKEYKKRRVLQMAKFYGAATFTLITMRLISRAIKVRKYVPTMFQQNYKPPPFSQRNEAMSALTFASAASMGTFSTLIFGFCWAFDISTAREFVLRTREFMGLPQTLDTDTSMDEETAKLTKELQDLLSGGNDK, from the exons ATGAAGGAGACTATGGCTgaagagaagaaggagTACAAGAAACGGAGAGTTCTCCAGATGGCCAAATTTTATGGTGCGGCCACTTTCACCCTAATTACTATGAGGCTAATCTCCAGGGCCATAAAAGTACGAAAAT ACGTCCCCACCATGTTCCAACAAAATTACAAGCCCCCACCATTTTCTCAAAGGAATGAAGCCATGTCTGCGTTAACATTTGCATCCGCCGCCTCAATGGGTACGTTTAGCACGCTGATATTCGGATTCTGCTGGGCATTTGATATTTCAACAGCAAGAGAATTTGTTTTAAGGACAAGAGAGTTCATGGGTCTTCCCCAAACTTTAGACACTGATACGAGCATGGACGAAGAAACTGCCAAATTGACAAAGGAGTTGCAAGATTTACTGTCTGGCGGGAACGACAAGTAG